In Rattus norvegicus strain BN/NHsdMcwi chromosome 3, GRCr8, whole genome shotgun sequence, a genomic segment contains:
- the Fshb gene encoding follitropin subunit beta precursor yields MMKSIQLCILLWCLRAVCCHSCELTNITISVEKEECRFCISINTTWCEGYCYTRDLVYKDPARPNTQKVCTFKELVYETIRLPGCARHSDSLYTYPVATECHCGKCDSDSTDCTVRGLGPSYCSFGEMKE; encoded by the exons ATGATGAAGTCGATCCAGCTTTGCATCCTACTCTGGTGCTTGAGAGCAGTCTGCTGCCATAGCTGTGAACTGACCAACATCACCATCTCAGTAGAGAAGGAAGAGTGCCGTTTCTGCATAAGCATCAATACCACTTGGTGTGAGGGCTACTGCTACACCAGG GATCTGGTGTATAAGGACCCAGCTAGACCAAACACCCAGAAAGTATGCACCTTCAAGGAGCTGGTGTACGAGACCATAAGATTGCCTGGCTGTGCCCGCCACTCAGACTCCCTCTACACATATCCAGTAGCCACTGAATGCCACTGTGGCAAGTGTGATAGTGACAGCACCGACTGCACTGTAAGAGGCCTGGGACCCAGCTACTGCTCCTTCGGTGAAATGAAAGAATAA